Proteins from one Candidatus Eisenbacteria bacterium genomic window:
- a CDS encoding sigma-54-dependent Fis family transcriptional regulator has product MILIVDDDYSVTASLGLLLKQKGFASVTATTPESALAEVVRGDVDLVLQDMNFSRETSGAEGLELLRRIRAARPGLPVILITAWGSIQLAVEGMKAGAADFITKPWSNEQVHQAVRTTLGLAATRSPDAPTDRSALDAAFDLEGVIGRHPRFVETLELLTRVASTDASILISGDTGTGKEVLAAAVHRNGPRRRKPFIRVNLAALPVGLFDSELFGHVRGAFTDAQADRPGRLAAAQGGTILLDEIGDLDLTCQVKLLRVLQDRSYEVLGANRPQPFDVRVIAATNIDLEQAIRDGAFREDLYYRINLIRVRVPSLAERASDVPLLAVHFLQRATASHERRDAAFEPGALEWLEDQPWPGNIRQLQHLIERALLTGASSRIGVDDLRRTLAMDFGPGRDTLLPSVGSMTLPEIERAMILKALKHHEGNVSRTADSLGMSRPALYRRLEKYGIEA; this is encoded by the coding sequence ATGATCTTGATCGTCGACGACGACTATTCGGTGACCGCGTCGCTCGGTCTGTTGCTCAAGCAGAAGGGGTTTGCCTCGGTGACCGCCACCACGCCGGAATCGGCGCTGGCCGAGGTGGTGCGCGGCGATGTCGACCTGGTGCTGCAGGACATGAACTTTTCCCGGGAGACCTCCGGCGCCGAGGGACTCGAGCTGCTACGCCGTATCCGAGCGGCGCGGCCCGGCCTGCCGGTGATCCTGATCACCGCATGGGGTTCGATCCAGCTTGCGGTCGAGGGCATGAAAGCGGGCGCCGCCGACTTCATCACCAAGCCGTGGAGTAACGAGCAGGTCCACCAGGCGGTCCGAACCACCCTCGGGCTGGCGGCGACCCGGAGCCCCGATGCGCCGACCGACCGGTCGGCGCTCGATGCCGCGTTCGACCTCGAGGGTGTGATCGGTCGACACCCGCGATTCGTCGAGACCCTCGAACTGCTGACGCGCGTTGCGTCGACCGATGCCTCGATTCTCATCTCCGGCGACACCGGCACTGGCAAGGAGGTGCTGGCCGCCGCCGTGCACCGCAACGGGCCGCGACGGCGCAAACCCTTCATCCGCGTCAACCTCGCCGCCCTCCCGGTCGGCCTGTTCGACAGCGAGCTGTTCGGGCACGTGCGCGGCGCGTTCACCGATGCTCAGGCGGATCGCCCGGGCCGCCTCGCGGCTGCGCAGGGCGGCACCATCCTGCTCGACGAAATCGGAGACCTGGACCTGACCTGCCAGGTCAAACTGTTGCGCGTGCTTCAGGATCGTAGCTATGAGGTGCTCGGCGCGAACCGTCCCCAACCCTTCGATGTACGCGTGATCGCGGCAACCAACATCGACCTGGAGCAGGCGATCCGCGACGGCGCCTTCCGCGAGGACCTCTACTACCGCATCAACCTGATTCGGGTGCGTGTGCCGTCGCTGGCCGAGCGCGCGAGTGACGTGCCACTGCTGGCCGTCCACTTCCTTCAACGCGCGACCGCGTCCCATGAGCGGCGCGACGCGGCATTCGAGCCGGGGGCCCTCGAGTGGCTCGAGGATCAGCCATGGCCCGGCAACATCCGCCAGCTACAGCACCTGATCGAGCGCGCGCTGCTCACCGGCGCGTCGAGCCGCATCGGCGTCGACGATCTTCGCCGCACGCTCGCCATGGACTTCGGACCTGGACGCGACACGCTGCTCCCCTCGGTCGGCAGCATGACGCTGCCCGAGATCGAGCGCGCCATGATCCTCAAAGCCCTGAAGCATCACGAGGGCAACGTGAGCCGGACCGCGGATTCGCTCGGCATGAGCCGCCCCGCCCTCTACCGGCGACTGGAGAAGTACGGAATCGAAGCGTGA
- a CDS encoding FtsX-like permease family protein yields the protein MIAHYLKLVWNRRRANTLILVEILASFLVLCAIFGVVAYYATNWRRPLGFEYRDLWTVDVDIPQATLDDREANARALATSQRLLAIMNGTPQVTTAAPMPNMPYSGSISSTGVTLADGSLMQFLSNPTTPAGFDALKLELVAGRWIEPGDDALEFTPQVITLNMARRLFGRENPIGRTIDNYKDGQLEAPDKGWQERRVVGVIRTYRNGGEFNDVPYAAFRPQSMTDIDRGWVPWSYVIRASPGARATFEETLLKSLHAEAPEWTFTLHSAELERQRYIRGRLLPLAFGGTLAGFLILMVGMGLMGVLWQNVTSRTQELGLRRALGATASAVRNQIIGEIVVLTTIALFIGSALFLQLLLIGALASAGVGVFVSAIVASILVIVPFVIVCALYPGWLATQMEPSRALQYE from the coding sequence ATGATCGCGCACTACCTCAAACTGGTGTGGAACCGGAGACGGGCGAATACGCTGATCCTGGTGGAGATCCTGGCCAGCTTCCTGGTCCTGTGCGCGATCTTCGGCGTCGTCGCGTATTACGCCACCAACTGGCGCCGCCCGCTCGGCTTCGAGTATCGAGACCTGTGGACGGTCGACGTCGACATTCCACAGGCGACGTTGGACGACCGCGAAGCGAACGCGCGCGCCCTCGCCACCTCCCAGCGCCTGCTGGCGATCATGAACGGCACCCCGCAAGTCACGACCGCGGCGCCGATGCCCAATATGCCGTACTCGGGAAGCATTTCCAGCACCGGGGTCACGCTCGCCGATGGGAGCCTGATGCAATTTCTCTCGAATCCGACGACGCCCGCCGGGTTCGATGCTCTCAAGCTCGAACTGGTCGCGGGCCGGTGGATCGAGCCCGGCGACGATGCGCTGGAGTTCACGCCGCAAGTCATCACTCTGAACATGGCCCGTCGGTTGTTCGGGCGCGAGAACCCGATTGGCCGCACGATCGACAACTACAAGGATGGACAACTCGAAGCGCCGGACAAGGGCTGGCAGGAGCGAAGAGTGGTCGGCGTGATCCGTACCTACCGCAATGGAGGCGAGTTCAACGACGTGCCCTACGCTGCATTTCGCCCGCAGTCGATGACGGACATCGATCGCGGATGGGTGCCGTGGAGCTACGTGATTCGCGCGAGCCCCGGTGCCCGTGCAACATTCGAGGAGACGCTGCTCAAGTCGCTGCATGCGGAAGCCCCCGAATGGACGTTCACGCTCCACTCGGCGGAGCTCGAGCGTCAGCGCTACATCCGCGGCCGTCTCCTGCCGCTGGCGTTCGGCGGAACGTTGGCCGGGTTCCTCATCCTGATGGTCGGCATGGGCCTCATGGGCGTACTCTGGCAGAACGTGACCAGCCGAACTCAGGAACTGGGCCTGCGCCGAGCACTCGGCGCCACCGCGAGTGCGGTCCGCAACCAGATCATCGGAGAGATCGTCGTGCTCACGACCATCGCCCTGTTCATCGGTTCGGCGCTGTTCCTCCAACTGTTGCTGATCGGCGCCCTCGCCTCCGCCGGCGTCGGAGTCTTCGTTTCAGCCATCGTGGCGTCGATCCTGGTGATCGTTCCGTTCGTGATCGTGTGCGCGCTCTATCCGGGCTGGCTCGCGACCCAGATGGAGCCATCGCGAGCGCTCCAATACGAGTAA
- a CDS encoding FtsX-like permease family protein: MLTNYLKLAFKVLMRRKFFTFVSLFGTSVTLLVLMIASAMLDHSISPIAPEVRLDRTLHVGYMAMRGPENEWSGGPGYGFLDRYCRNIPHVERMSLFTGVHALTSFVGGEKVVSQMRRTDAEYWSILDFAFVAGQAYGESEVADGSRVAVVSQSAARNLFGSRAALGQTFEAQGERFRVIGVVRDVSHIRECAYADIWAPVTTLPSDVWKTALMGDFKAMLLADSPRNFRAIRAEFAARLPHVVMTEPARYQTMAGAPRTRLEELAANAVGTAGDTPRTGLFIGLLLLLTLLFMLLPAINLVNLNISRIFERVSEIGVRKAFGASTGHLVGQFIVENIVLSLLGGAIGFVLSLWALQLINGSGTIPNADFHINLRIFLYGLGLALFFGVLSGVYPAWRMARLDPVEALRGGTR, translated from the coding sequence ATGCTGACCAACTATCTCAAGCTCGCGTTCAAAGTCCTGATGCGCCGGAAGTTCTTCACGTTCGTCAGCCTGTTCGGAACCAGCGTGACGCTGCTGGTGCTCATGATCGCTTCGGCAATGCTCGACCACTCGATTTCGCCCATAGCACCCGAAGTGCGATTGGATCGCACGCTGCATGTGGGCTACATGGCGATGCGCGGACCCGAGAACGAGTGGAGCGGCGGCCCGGGCTACGGGTTCCTCGACCGCTACTGCCGGAACATCCCGCATGTCGAGCGCATGTCGCTCTTCACGGGGGTGCATGCCCTTACGAGCTTCGTGGGTGGTGAAAAGGTCGTGTCACAGATGCGCCGCACGGATGCGGAATACTGGTCGATTCTCGACTTCGCATTCGTCGCCGGGCAGGCCTACGGCGAGAGCGAGGTTGCCGACGGCAGCCGGGTGGCGGTGGTCAGCCAGTCCGCCGCTCGGAACCTGTTCGGGTCCCGTGCCGCACTGGGGCAGACCTTTGAGGCGCAGGGCGAGCGCTTTCGGGTGATCGGTGTGGTGCGTGATGTCTCGCACATTCGCGAGTGTGCTTACGCCGACATCTGGGCACCCGTAACGACGCTGCCGAGTGACGTTTGGAAGACGGCCCTCATGGGAGACTTCAAGGCCATGCTGCTCGCCGACTCGCCGCGCAACTTTCGCGCGATCCGAGCCGAGTTCGCCGCGCGGCTTCCGCACGTCGTGATGACCGAACCCGCCCGGTACCAGACCATGGCGGGCGCACCACGCACGCGACTCGAAGAACTCGCCGCCAATGCGGTGGGCACTGCAGGCGACACGCCCCGGACCGGCCTGTTCATCGGGTTGCTGCTCCTCTTGACCCTGCTGTTCATGCTGCTGCCGGCGATCAACCTGGTGAACTTGAACATCAGCCGAATCTTCGAGCGCGTCTCCGAGATTGGCGTGCGCAAGGCGTTCGGCGCCTCGACCGGCCACCTGGTGGGTCAATTCATCGTCGAGAACATCGTCCTGTCGCTGCTCGGGGGCGCGATTGGATTCGTGCTGTCGCTATGGGCACTGCAGCTGATCAATGGCAGCGGCACGATCCCGAACGCGGACTTCCACATCAATCTACGGATCTTCCTGTACGGGCTGGGACTCGCGTTGTTCTTCGGCGTGCTGTCGGGTGTCTATCCCGCGTGGCGAATGGCGAGACTCGATCCGGTCGAGGCTCTTCGAGGAGGTACCCGATGA
- a CDS encoding ABC transporter ATP-binding protein, with protein MSTITQSASAVLDAPPAPAGIAAIRLTGVEKIHRTDRIETVALNQINLEVGRREFLSVMGPSGSGKSTLLNVIGLLDRPSKGTVEIGGQSVGALSDRELAITRNRDIGFVFQSFHLIQDLNVLDNVEIPLLYRQLPAGERSRMAKEALERVGLSARMSHFPSQLSGGQRQRVAIARAIVGRPSIVLADEPTGNLDSQMGEEIIAILEDLNRAGTAIVMVTHDQRLASRTARIVRLFDGRQVE; from the coding sequence ATGAGCACCATCACCCAGAGCGCGAGCGCGGTCCTCGATGCTCCACCCGCCCCTGCAGGAATCGCCGCCATCCGTCTGACCGGCGTGGAGAAGATCCACCGCACCGATCGCATCGAGACAGTCGCACTGAACCAGATCAATCTCGAGGTCGGACGCCGTGAGTTCCTGAGCGTCATGGGGCCATCGGGCTCGGGCAAGAGCACGCTTCTCAACGTGATCGGCCTGCTCGACCGGCCGAGCAAGGGCACGGTGGAAATCGGAGGACAGTCCGTCGGCGCACTCTCGGATCGTGAGCTTGCGATCACGCGCAATCGCGACATCGGCTTCGTGTTCCAGAGCTTCCACCTGATTCAGGACCTCAATGTGCTCGACAACGTCGAGATCCCGCTCCTCTATCGACAGCTTCCCGCCGGAGAGCGCAGCCGCATGGCGAAGGAAGCACTGGAGCGCGTCGGCCTGTCGGCGCGGATGTCGCACTTTCCGTCACAGCTCTCCGGGGGCCAGCGGCAGCGTGTCGCGATCGCGCGAGCGATCGTCGGCCGCCCGAGCATTGTGCTCGCCGATGAGCCCACCGGAAATCTCGACAGCCAGATGGGCGAGGAGATCATCGCCATCCTCGAAGACTTGAACCGAGCCGGGACCGCCATCGTCATGGTGACCCACGACCAACGCCTGGCCTCGCGAACCGCGCGCATCGTGCGCCTCTTCGACGGCCGTCAGGTCGAGTGA
- a CDS encoding HlyD family efflux transporter periplasmic adaptor subunit, with product MDRPIPARELLLQARRRLLGWILGAGALIALVVILPGWVTPSIPRAQLRTAKVERGAIDATLTASGLVLPEHEFVVTSPNASRVLQTLHQPGDTVAAGEPILSLDQGEARLLVERLERQAALKDNERAQARIDLENRLSELTGQAAIKQLELESLSFEAERNTKLVESGVISGDQARKGATDLQRCRIEVEQLGAATRNAKRGLEVRLRSLALEHDILVRERRDAERELKQGSAASVRGGVLTWVLSGEGVSVARGDELARVADLSTFKVEATLSDVHAGRIRAGQPVVVRAGELSLPGTLTKVHPKVENGIVRIEVALERPDHPLLRPNLRVDVYIISERREGTLSVRRGSVISAEGGHALFRIHSKVADRRDVTLGITNFERTEILKGLEEGDEVILSDMSDYANRKEIRIR from the coding sequence ATGGACCGCCCGATCCCAGCTCGTGAGCTGCTGCTGCAGGCGCGTCGCCGCTTGCTCGGATGGATCCTGGGGGCAGGCGCTCTGATCGCACTCGTCGTGATTCTCCCTGGCTGGGTGACGCCCTCGATCCCGCGCGCTCAGCTCCGCACCGCCAAAGTCGAGCGCGGGGCGATCGACGCAACGCTCACCGCGTCCGGGCTGGTCCTCCCCGAGCACGAGTTCGTGGTGACGAGCCCGAATGCGTCGCGCGTTCTGCAGACGCTGCACCAGCCGGGCGACACGGTGGCCGCCGGCGAACCGATCCTGAGCCTCGATCAGGGCGAAGCGCGCCTGCTGGTCGAACGGCTCGAGCGTCAGGCTGCGCTCAAGGACAACGAGCGCGCCCAGGCTCGTATCGATCTCGAGAACCGGCTGAGCGAGCTGACCGGGCAGGCGGCGATCAAGCAGCTGGAGCTCGAGTCGCTGAGCTTCGAGGCGGAGCGCAATACAAAACTGGTGGAGTCGGGCGTGATCAGCGGCGACCAGGCGAGGAAGGGTGCCACCGACCTCCAACGATGCCGGATCGAGGTCGAGCAGCTGGGCGCGGCGACCCGGAACGCGAAGCGCGGGCTCGAAGTGCGCTTGCGATCCCTTGCGCTCGAACACGACATCCTCGTCCGCGAACGCCGCGACGCCGAGCGAGAATTGAAGCAGGGCTCCGCGGCGAGCGTGCGGGGCGGCGTGCTCACCTGGGTGCTCTCGGGCGAAGGCGTCTCGGTGGCGCGAGGCGACGAGCTCGCGCGAGTCGCGGACCTCTCGACCTTCAAAGTGGAAGCCACCCTTTCCGACGTCCATGCCGGGCGGATTCGCGCCGGTCAACCGGTCGTGGTCCGCGCCGGCGAGCTCTCCCTCCCGGGCACGCTGACCAAGGTTCATCCCAAGGTCGAGAACGGCATCGTCCGCATCGAAGTCGCTCTCGAGCGGCCCGACCATCCGCTGCTGCGGCCGAATCTTCGCGTCGACGTCTACATCATCAGCGAGCGCCGCGAAGGAACGCTGTCGGTGCGCCGCGGGAGTGTGATTTCGGCCGAGGGCGGCCACGCGCTGTTCCGGATCCACAGCAAGGTGGCGGATCGGCGCGACGTCACGCTCGGCATCACCAACTTCGAACGCACCGAAATCCTGAAAGGCCTCGAGGAAGGCGACGAGGTCATCTTGTCCGACATGAGCGACTACGCCAACCGGAAGGAGATCCGTATCCGATGA
- a CDS encoding S8 family serine peptidase: MKILPMLFAFSLLIVGSSTLAALNVPNVHPHRLVLELAPGSPRPGFGQALRPGAAPDRLASSGLAELDAVHARYEPLVYEPMFPTARPPAAGSSGEDLTRFYLVELPASANLSQALADYGAVQGVVGAEPVPLASVDYSPNDPLLGDQWQLGQQSDHDSDVIEAWDLTQGDSTIVIAILDTGVLYSHEDLGGTTAPYTAGNIAHNWVEMGGLPGVDDDGNGFIDDFRGWDFVSAGFGVAGEDVSVADNDPIDFAGHGTFVAGMASARTDNGVGIAGTGFRARLLPLRIGYKDSPTSPGQIDIGYAAQAIVYATNNGAHVINCSWESFFLSALASAANYAIEHGVTLCVAAGNAGSESTGENYLASRGDCIDVAAIDRNDVRVSFSNYGAWIDVSAAGLSVTSTMGRMSVPSYLVSSGTSVAAPFVAGAVSLYQAYRRSLGLPLATPAETRLRVHDTGDNVDALNPSYAGKIGTRINVRRMLSDPLVDVPAAPVTRGPALAIRAMPNPSVSAMRLVLSRASARTTHAVRDKDEVRIYSVTGQLVRALEIPPSADRVATLSWDGTNDQGRRVGTGLYFARARWSGQQAELKLVRMGSGR, translated from the coding sequence ATGAAGATCCTTCCCATGCTGTTCGCCTTCTCTCTACTAATAGTGGGAAGCTCGACGCTGGCGGCCCTGAACGTTCCAAACGTTCATCCGCACCGGCTGGTGCTGGAACTCGCCCCTGGCTCGCCCCGACCAGGTTTCGGACAGGCACTACGGCCCGGCGCCGCACCCGATCGCCTCGCCTCGAGCGGACTCGCGGAACTCGACGCGGTTCACGCGCGCTACGAGCCGCTCGTCTATGAGCCGATGTTCCCAACGGCGCGGCCGCCCGCGGCTGGTTCCAGCGGCGAGGACCTGACGCGCTTCTACCTCGTCGAGCTGCCGGCGAGCGCAAACCTCTCCCAGGCGCTCGCGGACTACGGCGCGGTGCAGGGCGTTGTCGGCGCTGAGCCGGTGCCGCTCGCCTCGGTCGACTATTCGCCCAATGACCCCCTGCTCGGCGATCAGTGGCAGCTCGGTCAGCAGAGCGATCACGACAGCGACGTGATTGAGGCGTGGGACCTGACGCAGGGTGACTCGACCATCGTGATCGCGATCCTCGATACCGGCGTGCTGTACAGCCACGAGGACCTGGGCGGCACCACGGCGCCCTACACGGCCGGGAACATCGCGCACAACTGGGTCGAGATGGGCGGGCTGCCCGGCGTGGATGACGACGGCAACGGGTTCATCGACGACTTCCGGGGCTGGGATTTCGTCAGCGCTGGCTTCGGGGTTGCGGGCGAGGACGTCAGCGTCGCCGACAACGACCCGATCGACTTCGCGGGTCACGGCACTTTCGTCGCAGGCATGGCGAGTGCTCGCACTGACAATGGCGTCGGCATCGCCGGCACCGGTTTTCGCGCCAGGCTGCTCCCGCTTCGGATCGGCTACAAGGACTCGCCGACGAGCCCCGGGCAGATCGACATCGGCTACGCGGCGCAGGCGATCGTCTACGCGACGAACAACGGGGCGCACGTGATCAATTGCTCGTGGGAGAGCTTCTTCCTGAGCGCACTCGCCTCGGCTGCGAACTATGCGATCGAGCACGGTGTCACGCTGTGCGTCGCCGCGGGAAATGCCGGTAGCGAATCGACCGGCGAGAATTATCTGGCCTCGCGCGGCGACTGCATCGACGTCGCCGCGATCGATCGCAACGATGTGCGCGTCAGCTTCTCGAATTACGGCGCCTGGATCGACGTGTCGGCCGCGGGGCTCTCGGTGACCAGCACGATGGGGCGCATGTCGGTGCCGAGCTATCTCGTCAGCTCCGGCACTTCGGTCGCGGCACCGTTCGTCGCGGGTGCGGTGAGCCTCTACCAGGCGTACCGCCGCAGCCTCGGACTGCCGCTCGCAACACCCGCAGAAACGCGGCTGCGCGTTCACGACACGGGCGACAACGTCGACGCGTTGAATCCGAGCTACGCGGGCAAGATCGGCACACGCATCAACGTGCGGCGCATGCTCTCGGATCCGCTGGTCGACGTGCCCGCGGCGCCGGTGACGCGTGGGCCTGCGCTCGCGATCCGCGCGATGCCGAACCCCTCGGTGTCGGCGATGCGACTCGTGCTCTCGCGCGCAAGTGCAAGGACCACTCACGCGGTGCGCGACAAGGACGAGGTGCGCATCTACTCGGTCACGGGGCAGCTCGTGCGCGCGCTCGAGATCCCGCCGAGCGCGGACCGCGTTGCGACGCTGAGCTGGGACGGGACCAACGATCAGGGTCGTCGCGTCGGCACCGGTCTCTACTTCGCGCGCGCGCGCTGGTCGGGGCAGCAGGCGGAATTGAAGCTCGTGCGCATGGGGAGCGGGCGGTAG
- a CDS encoding T9SS type A sorting domain-containing protein, whose amino-acid sequence MALSAPAPNPFGSRTLLRFTLPRESEVTLDVLDVSGRRVKSLVLGEPRSAGTHLVEWDGRGDRGEREPPGMYFVRLVAGPERRVQRVVRIAP is encoded by the coding sequence TTGGCCCTGAGCGCGCCGGCGCCAAACCCATTCGGTTCGCGCACGCTGCTGCGGTTCACGCTTCCCAGAGAGTCCGAAGTGACGCTCGATGTGCTGGACGTGAGCGGCCGGCGAGTGAAGTCGCTGGTTCTCGGAGAGCCGCGTTCCGCGGGCACGCACCTGGTCGAGTGGGACGGTCGCGGCGATCGCGGCGAGCGTGAGCCTCCCGGCATGTACTTCGTGAGGCTGGTCGCGGGTCCGGAGCGGCGAGTTCAGCGCGTGGTGCGGATCGCGCCGTAG
- a CDS encoding transposase, translating to MAKRQRRTFTKEFKADAVRLVREGGHGMSKVARELDLTETALREWVKRAEIDAGQSPTDALTTAERVELSQLRRDVKRLEMEREILKKATVGSTGRCNTATDSRLLNSEEYAASEERIGCGRES from the coding sequence ATGGCCAAGCGGCAACGACGCACGTTCACGAAGGAGTTCAAGGCGGATGCGGTCCGGCTGGTGCGTGAGGGCGGACACGGAATGTCGAAGGTGGCGCGCGAACTCGATCTGACGGAGACCGCACTGCGAGAGTGGGTGAAGCGGGCCGAGATCGACGCCGGCCAGAGCCCGACCGATGCCCTGACCACGGCGGAGCGAGTCGAGCTTTCGCAGCTGCGACGCGATGTGAAGCGCCTGGAGATGGAGCGGGAGATCCTAAAAAAAGCGACGGTAGGTTCAACTGGTCGATGCAACACCGCCACCGACTCCAGACTGTTGAACTCGGAGGAGTATGCCGCCTCGGAAGAGAGGATTGGATGCGGTCGAGAGAGCTGA
- a CDS encoding IS30 family transposase translates to MPPRKRGLDAVERADLWRRWREGQSLSDIARALHKPPGSVFGFVTANGGISPSTRRRSARALTVADREEISRGLSKNESIRSIAARLCRPPSTISREIGRNNGPEKYRATDADTNAWRQARRPKPCKLALHRRLQRCVAFRLSQNWSPAQISGWLKLRYWDNEHMHISHETIYRSLFIQARGVLKRELQAHLRSRRKMRRAKTASTAGQQRGQIIDAVPISARPAEIADRAIPGHWEGDLITGSKNSHIATLVERHSRYTMLVKVKAKDTESVVAAVKKQITKLPAELRKTLTWDRGTEMAQHKAFSVATNVKVYFCDPQSPWQRGTNENTNGLLRQYFPKGTELSTFSQASLNKVAHQLNERPRRTLAFRTPANALQAALR, encoded by the coding sequence ATGCCGCCTCGGAAGAGAGGATTGGATGCGGTCGAGAGAGCTGATCTCTGGCGGCGCTGGCGAGAAGGACAGTCGCTCAGTGATATAGCTCGCGCACTGCACAAGCCCCCGGGCTCGGTCTTCGGATTCGTCACCGCGAACGGCGGCATCTCGCCGTCGACACGTCGTCGAAGCGCTCGAGCGCTGACAGTCGCTGACCGTGAGGAGATCTCGCGTGGCCTGTCGAAGAACGAGTCGATCCGAAGTATCGCGGCCAGGCTGTGTCGGCCCCCTTCGACGATTTCGCGCGAGATCGGGCGCAACAATGGACCGGAGAAGTACCGAGCCACCGATGCCGACACGAACGCCTGGAGGCAGGCACGACGGCCAAAGCCGTGCAAACTCGCATTGCATCGACGGCTTCAGAGATGCGTGGCGTTCAGGCTCAGCCAGAACTGGTCGCCGGCGCAGATCTCGGGCTGGTTGAAGCTCCGATACTGGGACAACGAACACATGCACATCTCCCACGAAACGATCTACCGCAGCCTCTTCATCCAAGCGCGAGGAGTGCTGAAGCGGGAGTTGCAGGCACATCTGCGATCCCGGCGAAAGATGCGACGGGCGAAGACCGCCAGCACTGCGGGCCAACAACGCGGCCAGATCATCGATGCCGTCCCTATCAGCGCGCGTCCCGCGGAGATCGCGGACCGGGCCATCCCCGGCCACTGGGAAGGGGACCTGATTACCGGCTCGAAGAACAGCCACATTGCCACGCTGGTGGAGCGCCACTCGCGCTACACGATGCTGGTAAAGGTGAAGGCGAAGGACACCGAGAGTGTCGTCGCCGCGGTCAAGAAGCAGATCACGAAGCTGCCTGCCGAGCTGCGCAAGACGCTGACCTGGGATCGCGGCACCGAGATGGCGCAGCACAAGGCGTTCAGCGTCGCGACGAACGTGAAAGTCTACTTCTGCGACCCGCAGAGTCCGTGGCAGCGCGGCACAAACGAGAACACCAACGGCCTGCTCAGGCAGTACTTCCCGAAGGGAACTGAGCTATCGACGTTCTCTCAGGCATCGTTGAACAAGGTCGCTCACCAACTGAATGAACGTCCGCGGAGGACGTTGGCCTTCCGCACCCCCGCCAATGCCCTTCAAGCTGCGTTGCGTTGA
- a CDS encoding transposase yields MAKRQRRTFTKEFKADAVRLVREGGHGMSKVARELDLTETALREWVKRAEIDAGQSPTDALTTAERVELSQLRRDVKRLEMEREILKKATVGSTGQRNAA; encoded by the coding sequence ATGGCCAAGCGGCAACGACGCACGTTCACGAAGGAGTTCAAGGCGGATGCGGTCCGGCTGGTGCGTGAGGGCGGACACGGAATGTCGAAGGTGGCGCGCGAACTCGATCTGACGGAGACCGCACTGCGAGAGTGGGTGAAGCGGGCCGAGATCGACGCCGGCCAGAGCCCGACCGATGCCCTGACCACGGCGGAGCGAGTCGAGCTTTCGCAGCTGCGACGCGATGTGAAGCGCCTGGAGATGGAGCGGGAGATCCTAAAAAAAGCGACGGTGGGCTCAACCGGTCAACGCAACGCAGCTTGA